Proteins encoded by one window of Brienomyrus brachyistius isolate T26 chromosome 1, BBRACH_0.4, whole genome shotgun sequence:
- the map3k19 gene encoding mitogen-activated protein kinase kinase kinase 19 isoform X4 has product MRQLDQGTGCRKRQGSSLPSLRNETEGGYRPSLLRANNPGKATTPNTYGLDTPIKPRVAQPAFTLQPLLDPGSLLRVRAQIYTRLGGSEPESEDPGRKGLLPFLCPRPVRTLKVLAPLDGGNEERGMKLASRGSCPLKPIASWPTSSASRERKQWRSKPRSRALPVRKGGSEESSSSSLSSQASFDLEEQSEMFGMPLNQQEHEDAGDTVMGESYELDLPPSFIDGCNTSRPNLGAGAPSNNQDGNEQIMGDNMHVIYHTGWMDDCTVMPRGAETESSHIATPVSLGKTQNHCDVDLATRRSLSCEEEAWGDPEKAKYSKVLTEDDGRADEWHSYPKVPERSKDSHATACDDEARLAHGVPESKQHIRSVNTALSTGQLNEENRRHFTMLKNRDRDRCPSYHTNQSFNVLTHKEHNSHSRKSKRSTVTPLQKPANARRPSDLTIGGKSILEVGPQGAKASGKNTFLPSLWDKQVEPLRKNVTQSSSDRENLIRLEGTGQREPLQLEPMKAQQPKRSGILRAPRAKSAMECVTYNDMFLEINSQGEGPAIYEMFATPVYEKLRASSSYQRVAYRETKCAPARRNQGPKNNTYFKPPEIKPREYRREKSISTNAKQKRREDKVPRGKSHQVLISNTELESTISVSGLDCHIQTTKDEMIFCEEDKKSNPRVTPEEHVRKQALSIIEEVLTNSLAETSTFHCTPKDKSANKSAEVPIRPLKESFIPQITSYCSLRTHHIVQEPDENGLLVKIGEEKLEGTARSDEPRSVSFTTQPKIDYWTSGDSSRTVAPVLELLDAADEGAMTDDLLRCLAEELISLEEGEETGHPETSDSCKEEIVLTSRIKKGVTSFGGTCNISGSRTDDTILWTKGEVLGKGAYGTVYCGLTSHGQLIAVKQVMLDDTDPTTAKKEYQHLQDEVDLLKNLCHANIVGFLGTSLQDNVVSIFMEYVPGGSIASILQRFGPLPERVLALYTLQILQGVAYLHANRVIHRDLKGNNVMLMPTGIIKLIDFGCARRVSQLTHSTDRSEPLKSVHGTPYWMAPEVINETGHGRKSDVWSVGCTVFEMATGKPPLANMNKMAALFYIGARQGLMPAIPDRFSKEAQDFVQACLTRDQKERPSAQQLLAHPFVFRRSREGAPQPQS; this is encoded by the exons ATGAGGCAACTGGACCAGGGGACGGGATGCAGGAAACG CCAGGGATCATCTTTACCCAGCCTACGGAATGAGACTGAGGGAGGTTACAGGCCAAGTTTGCTTAGAGCAAATAACCCCGGCAAGGCTACCACCCCAAACACTTATGGCCTGGATACACCCATCAAACCTCGAGTGGCGCAGCCTGCCTTTACGCTCCAGCCATTATTGGACCCTGGCTCATTGCTCCGTGTTCGAGCTCAAATCTACACAC GACTCGGGGGAAGTGAGCCAGAATCGGAAGACCCAGGACGAAAG GGATTGTTGCCATTTCTGTGTCCCAGACCTGTAAGGACCCTCAAGGTCCTAGCTCCCCTGGATGGAGGGAATGAGGAGAGGGGGATGAAGCTGGCATCCAGGGGTTCTTGTCCTCTAAAACCCATTGCCTCTTGGCCAACCAGTTCAGCATCGAGGGAGAGGAAGCAATGGAGGTCCAAACCCCGGTCAAGAGCACTCCCTGTCaggaagggaggcagtgaggagagCAGCTCCAGCAGCCTGAGCAGCCAGGCATCCTTTGACCTCGAGGAGCAGAGTGAGATGTTCGGGATGCCGCTAAATCAGCAAGAGCATGAGGATGCTGGGGATACGGTCATGGGGGAGAGCTATGAGCTCGACCTGCCGCCATCTTTTATAGATGGCTGCAATACTTCTAGGCCAAATTTGGGAGCTGGAGCTCCTAGTAATAACCAAGATGGAAATGAGCAGATCATGGGTGACAACATGCATGTTATATATCACACAGGGTGGATGGACGACTGCACAGTGATGCCCAGAGGAGCCGAGACAGAATCATCACACATCGCAACACCAGTTTCTCTTGGGAAGACACAGAATCACTGTGATGTTGATTTAGCTACACGTCGCAGTTTAAGCTGTGAAGAAGAGGCTTGGGGAGATCCTGAAAAGGCAAAATATTCAAAGGTGTTGACAGAGGATGATGGTAGAGCTGATGAGTGGCATTCATACCCCAAGGTGCCAGAGAGGAGCAAAGATTCGCATGCCACAGCCTGCGATGATGAAGCGCGATTAGCACATGGCGTTCCAGAGAGCAAGCAACACATCCGCTCAGTGAACACTGCGCTGAGCACAGGGCAGCTTAACGAAGAGAATCGCAGACATTTTACGATGCTTAAGAACAGAGATAGAGATCGATGTCCCTCCTATCACACCAATCAATCATTCAATGTCCTCACTCACAAAGAGCACAATTCACACAGCAGAAAGAGCAAAAGAAGCACAGTCACACCTTTACAGAAGCCAGCTAATGCCAGAAGGCCTTCAGATCTCACTATTGGTGGCAAGAGTATCCTGGAAGTTGGTCCACAAGGTGCAAAGGCAAGTGGAAAAAATACTTTTCTTCCTTCACTGTGGGACAAGCAAGTTGAGCCCCTCAGAAAAAATGTGACACAATCCAGCAGTGACAGAGAGAACCTAATTAGGCTTGAAGGTACAGGTCAAAGGGAACCACTTCAGTTGGAACCCATGAAGGCCCAGCAGCCCAAGAGGTCTGGGATACTGAGAGCTCCAAGAGCTAAATCAGCCATGGAATGTGTCACCTACAATGACATGTTCCTGGAGATTAACAGCCAGGGTGAGGGTCCTGCCATCTACGAAATGTTTGCCACGCCAGTGTATGAGAAGCTCAGAGCTTCCTCATCATATCAGAGAGTAGCCTACAGGGAGACGAAGTGTGCCCCAGCCAGGAGAAACCAGGGGCCCAAAAACAACACATACTTTAAACCCCCAGAGATCAAGCCACGGGAATATCGAAGGGAGAAGTCCATCTCCACTAATGCTAAACAGAAGAGGAGAGAGGACAAGGTGCCAAGAGGAAAATCACACCAGGTGCTGATCAGTAACACTGAACTAGAAAGTACCATTTCTGTATCTGGCCTTGACTGTCATATTCAGACGACCAAAGATGAGATGATTTTTTGTGAAGAAGATAAGAAGAGCAACCCTCGGGTCACACCAGAAGAGCACGTGAGGAAGCAGGCCTTGTCAATCATTGAGGAGGTCCTCACCAACTCCCTGGCAGAAACATCTACCTTTCACTGCACACCTAAGGATAAATCTGCTAATAAGTCAGCAGAAGTTCCCATCAGACCTCTAAAGGAATCTTTCATCCCACAGATTACAAGTTACTGCTCCCTAAGAACCCACCACATTGTGCAAGAACCTGATGAAAATGGACTCCTGGTGAAAATTGGTGAAGAGAAGCTTGAAGGAACAGCTCGTAGTGATGAACCTAGGTCAGTTTCCTTTACAACACAACCTAAAATCGATTACTGGACATCTGGAGACAGTAGCCGAACAGTGGCCCCAGTGTTGGAGTTACTGGATGCAGCGGATGAGGGTGCCATGACAGATGACCTGTTGCGCTGCCTGGCTGAGGAGCTCATATCACTGGAGGAGGGAGAAGAGACAGGTCACCCAGAAACCAGTGACTCCTGCAAGGAAGAAATTGTCCTTACTTCTCGGATAAAAAAG GGCGTTACATCCTTTGGTGGAACGTGCAACATTTCAGGCTCACGTACAGATGACACCATCTTGTGGACAAAAGGAGAAGTGCTGGGAAAAGGTGCTTATGGAACC GTGTACTGTGGCCTGACCAGCCATGGTCAGCTGATTGCAGTAAAGCAGGTGATGCTAGATGATACTGACCCAACCACCGCTAAGAAGGAGTACCAGCAcctccaggatgaagtagaccttcTGAAGAATCTATGCCATGCAAACATTGTGGGTTTTCTGGGCACGAGCCTCCAGGACAATGTGGTCAGCATCTTCATGGAGTATGTGCCTGGTGGATCCATCGCCAGCATCCTCCAGCGCTTCGGGCCCTTGCCTGAGAGGGTACTGGCCCTTTATACACTGCAGATCCTGCAGGGGGTGGCCTACCTGCATGCAAACAGGGTCATCCACCGGGACCTAAAGGGAAACAACGTCATGCTGATGCCCACAGGTATCATCAAGCTCATCGACTTTGGCTGTGCAAGGAGAGTCAGCCAGCTGACCCACAGCACTGATCGCAGCGAGCCCCTCAAGTCGGTGCATGGCACCCCCTACTGGATGGCCCCAGAAGTGATCAACGAGACAGGGCATGGGAGGAAGTCAGATGTCTGGAGCGTTGGGTGTACAGTCTTTGAGATGGCCACAGGAAAGCCCCCACTGGCTAACATGAACAAGATGGCAGCGCTCTTCTACATTGGTGCACGCCAAGGGCTCATGCCTGCTATACCAGACAGGTTTTCAAAGGAAGCCCAGGACTTCGTCCAAGCATGTCTGACCAG GGATCAGAAGGAGCGGCCGTCGGCACAGCAGCTGCTGGCTCATCCCTTTGTATTCCGGCGAAGCAGAGAAGGGGCCCCACAGCCTCAGAGCTGA
- the map3k19 gene encoding mitogen-activated protein kinase kinase kinase 19 isoform X3 — MLAPSPGPTPSPPPSMSGCGGGLSGAVSKGTKEEVADRRQEREDPSQGDEERLQSEKNDKLLIDSKQSGLTWAREDPTDPWHQDGPVPLTLIRSPWDYQWEELLIEVLPLSDRSPSPHPADLTTVALMAKLIQVALNLLPRPVSAPPDTVWVYTAEPPAPAPYPMHASDFLLHSAAVTEDLVKSLEGLCYSEGRRASGDPEILPSNRTTLGSPGNMRQLDQGTGCRKRQGSSLPSLRNETEGGYRPSLLRANNPGKATTPNTYGLDTPIKPRVAQPAFTLQPLLDPGSLLRVRAQIYTRLGGSEPESEDPGRKGLLPFLCPRPVRTLKVLAPLDGGNEERGMKLASRGSCPLKPIASWPTSSASRERKQWRSKPRSRALPVRKGGSEESSSSSLSSQASFDLEEQRWMDDCTVMPRGAETESSHIATPVSLGKTQNHCDVDLATRRSLSCEEEAWGDPEKAKYSKVLTEDDGRADEWHSYPKVPERSKDSHATACDDEARLAHGVPESKQHIRSVNTALSTGQLNEENRRHFTMLKNRDRDRCPSYHTNQSFNVLTHKEHNSHSRKSKRSTVTPLQKPANARRPSDLTIGGKSILEVGPQGAKASGKNTFLPSLWDKQVEPLRKNVTQSSSDRENLIRLEGTGQREPLQLEPMKAQQPKRSGILRAPRAKSAMECVTYNDMFLEINSQGEGPAIYEMFATPVYEKLRASSSYQRVAYRETKCAPARRNQGPKNNTYFKPPEIKPREYRREKSISTNAKQKRREDKVPRGKSHQVLISNTELESTISVSGLDCHIQTTKDEMIFCEEDKKSNPRVTPEEHVRKQALSIIEEVLTNSLAETSTFHCTPKDKSANKSAEVPIRPLKESFIPQITSYCSLRTHHIVQEPDENGLLVKIGEEKLEGTARSDEPRSVSFTTQPKIDYWTSGDSSRTVAPVLELLDAADEGAMTDDLLRCLAEELISLEEGEETGHPETSDSCKEEIVLTSRIKKGVTSFGGTCNISGSRTDDTILWTKGEVLGKGAYGTVYCGLTSHGQLIAVKQVMLDDTDPTTAKKEYQHLQDEVDLLKNLCHANIVGFLGTSLQDNVVSIFMEYVPGGSIASILQRFGPLPERVLALYTLQILQGVAYLHANRVIHRDLKGNNVMLMPTGIIKLIDFGCARRVSQLTHSTDRSEPLKSVHGTPYWMAPEVINETGHGRKSDVWSVGCTVFEMATGKPPLANMNKMAALFYIGARQGLMPAIPDRFSKEAQDFVQACLTRDQKERPSAQQLLAHPFVFRRSREGAPQPQS, encoded by the exons ATGCTTGCTCCATCGCCAGGaccgaccccctcccccccccccagcatgagTGGGTGTGGCGGGGGCCTCAGTGGGGCTGTTTCCAAGGGCACAAAGGAGGAGGTGGCAGACCGCCGGCAGGAGCGTGAGGATCCTTCCCAGGGAGACGAAGAGAGGCTGCAGAGTGAGAAGAATGACAAACTCCTTATCGACAGCAAGCAGAGTGGCCTGACATGG GCCCGGGAAGACCCGACGGACCCGTGGCACCAGGACGGACCGGTGCCATTGACTTTGATCCGCAGTCCCTGGGATTACCAGTGGGAGGAGTTGTTGATCGAGGTGCTGCCGCTGTCAGA CAGAAGCCCCAGCCCGCACCCCGCTGATCTGACCACTGTTGCGCTGATGGCAAAACTCATCCAGGTGGCGCTGAATCTCCTCCCACGTCCGG TTTCAGCCCCCCCGGACACGGTGTGGGTTTACACAGCAGAGCCCCCGGCACCAGCACCGTACCCGATGCATGCAAGCGACTTCCTGCTCCACAGTGCAGCTGTCACTGAG GATCTGGTCAAGTCACTGGAGGGCCTATGCTACTCTGAGGGCAGGAGAGCCAGTGGGG ACCCTGAGATTCTTCCCAGTAATCGGACCACCCTGGGGTCCCCGGGCAACATGAGGCAACTGGACCAGGGGACGGGATGCAGGAAACG CCAGGGATCATCTTTACCCAGCCTACGGAATGAGACTGAGGGAGGTTACAGGCCAAGTTTGCTTAGAGCAAATAACCCCGGCAAGGCTACCACCCCAAACACTTATGGCCTGGATACACCCATCAAACCTCGAGTGGCGCAGCCTGCCTTTACGCTCCAGCCATTATTGGACCCTGGCTCATTGCTCCGTGTTCGAGCTCAAATCTACACAC GACTCGGGGGAAGTGAGCCAGAATCGGAAGACCCAGGACGAAAG GGATTGTTGCCATTTCTGTGTCCCAGACCTGTAAGGACCCTCAAGGTCCTAGCTCCCCTGGATGGAGGGAATGAGGAGAGGGGGATGAAGCTGGCATCCAGGGGTTCTTGTCCTCTAAAACCCATTGCCTCTTGGCCAACCAGTTCAGCATCGAGGGAGAGGAAGCAATGGAGGTCCAAACCCCGGTCAAGAGCACTCCCTGTCaggaagggaggcagtgaggagagCAGCTCCAGCAGCCTGAGCAGCCAGGCATCCTTTGACCTCGAGGAGCAGA GGTGGATGGACGACTGCACAGTGATGCCCAGAGGAGCCGAGACAGAATCATCACACATCGCAACACCAGTTTCTCTTGGGAAGACACAGAATCACTGTGATGTTGATTTAGCTACACGTCGCAGTTTAAGCTGTGAAGAAGAGGCTTGGGGAGATCCTGAAAAGGCAAAATATTCAAAGGTGTTGACAGAGGATGATGGTAGAGCTGATGAGTGGCATTCATACCCCAAGGTGCCAGAGAGGAGCAAAGATTCGCATGCCACAGCCTGCGATGATGAAGCGCGATTAGCACATGGCGTTCCAGAGAGCAAGCAACACATCCGCTCAGTGAACACTGCGCTGAGCACAGGGCAGCTTAACGAAGAGAATCGCAGACATTTTACGATGCTTAAGAACAGAGATAGAGATCGATGTCCCTCCTATCACACCAATCAATCATTCAATGTCCTCACTCACAAAGAGCACAATTCACACAGCAGAAAGAGCAAAAGAAGCACAGTCACACCTTTACAGAAGCCAGCTAATGCCAGAAGGCCTTCAGATCTCACTATTGGTGGCAAGAGTATCCTGGAAGTTGGTCCACAAGGTGCAAAGGCAAGTGGAAAAAATACTTTTCTTCCTTCACTGTGGGACAAGCAAGTTGAGCCCCTCAGAAAAAATGTGACACAATCCAGCAGTGACAGAGAGAACCTAATTAGGCTTGAAGGTACAGGTCAAAGGGAACCACTTCAGTTGGAACCCATGAAGGCCCAGCAGCCCAAGAGGTCTGGGATACTGAGAGCTCCAAGAGCTAAATCAGCCATGGAATGTGTCACCTACAATGACATGTTCCTGGAGATTAACAGCCAGGGTGAGGGTCCTGCCATCTACGAAATGTTTGCCACGCCAGTGTATGAGAAGCTCAGAGCTTCCTCATCATATCAGAGAGTAGCCTACAGGGAGACGAAGTGTGCCCCAGCCAGGAGAAACCAGGGGCCCAAAAACAACACATACTTTAAACCCCCAGAGATCAAGCCACGGGAATATCGAAGGGAGAAGTCCATCTCCACTAATGCTAAACAGAAGAGGAGAGAGGACAAGGTGCCAAGAGGAAAATCACACCAGGTGCTGATCAGTAACACTGAACTAGAAAGTACCATTTCTGTATCTGGCCTTGACTGTCATATTCAGACGACCAAAGATGAGATGATTTTTTGTGAAGAAGATAAGAAGAGCAACCCTCGGGTCACACCAGAAGAGCACGTGAGGAAGCAGGCCTTGTCAATCATTGAGGAGGTCCTCACCAACTCCCTGGCAGAAACATCTACCTTTCACTGCACACCTAAGGATAAATCTGCTAATAAGTCAGCAGAAGTTCCCATCAGACCTCTAAAGGAATCTTTCATCCCACAGATTACAAGTTACTGCTCCCTAAGAACCCACCACATTGTGCAAGAACCTGATGAAAATGGACTCCTGGTGAAAATTGGTGAAGAGAAGCTTGAAGGAACAGCTCGTAGTGATGAACCTAGGTCAGTTTCCTTTACAACACAACCTAAAATCGATTACTGGACATCTGGAGACAGTAGCCGAACAGTGGCCCCAGTGTTGGAGTTACTGGATGCAGCGGATGAGGGTGCCATGACAGATGACCTGTTGCGCTGCCTGGCTGAGGAGCTCATATCACTGGAGGAGGGAGAAGAGACAGGTCACCCAGAAACCAGTGACTCCTGCAAGGAAGAAATTGTCCTTACTTCTCGGATAAAAAAG GGCGTTACATCCTTTGGTGGAACGTGCAACATTTCAGGCTCACGTACAGATGACACCATCTTGTGGACAAAAGGAGAAGTGCTGGGAAAAGGTGCTTATGGAACC GTGTACTGTGGCCTGACCAGCCATGGTCAGCTGATTGCAGTAAAGCAGGTGATGCTAGATGATACTGACCCAACCACCGCTAAGAAGGAGTACCAGCAcctccaggatgaagtagaccttcTGAAGAATCTATGCCATGCAAACATTGTGGGTTTTCTGGGCACGAGCCTCCAGGACAATGTGGTCAGCATCTTCATGGAGTATGTGCCTGGTGGATCCATCGCCAGCATCCTCCAGCGCTTCGGGCCCTTGCCTGAGAGGGTACTGGCCCTTTATACACTGCAGATCCTGCAGGGGGTGGCCTACCTGCATGCAAACAGGGTCATCCACCGGGACCTAAAGGGAAACAACGTCATGCTGATGCCCACAGGTATCATCAAGCTCATCGACTTTGGCTGTGCAAGGAGAGTCAGCCAGCTGACCCACAGCACTGATCGCAGCGAGCCCCTCAAGTCGGTGCATGGCACCCCCTACTGGATGGCCCCAGAAGTGATCAACGAGACAGGGCATGGGAGGAAGTCAGATGTCTGGAGCGTTGGGTGTACAGTCTTTGAGATGGCCACAGGAAAGCCCCCACTGGCTAACATGAACAAGATGGCAGCGCTCTTCTACATTGGTGCACGCCAAGGGCTCATGCCTGCTATACCAGACAGGTTTTCAAAGGAAGCCCAGGACTTCGTCCAAGCATGTCTGACCAG GGATCAGAAGGAGCGGCCGTCGGCACAGCAGCTGCTGGCTCATCCCTTTGTATTCCGGCGAAGCAGAGAAGGGGCCCCACAGCCTCAGAGCTGA